The genomic region GTGCAGATTGGTTGTATTTGGTTTGCCAGACATATATAGTCTCTTATTCATGCTTGCACTTTGCTCAAAGAAAGCACAATAATGCATATTAGCTAGTATGCCAGATTTGGTCGTACTTAGACAAGGTTTGCACAATCTGATGGGATGgtcatacaaaaataaaacaaccTCTTCCCTTTACATATACTAAAAATATGAGAACTCAAATAGAACATGGATCGGAGGTAGCAATAAAGTGTGAAGAACCAAACATATTTTTTATACACTGCATGTGTTTCTGATCGACTCAGGTTGCATTGCATAAGGTCTAATGCAGAGAAGACTAATGCAAGCAAACAATTAGAGCCATAACATCTTATAATTGATATAAAAGTATACCTATCTATTTCATGATAATTTTAAATATAAAAGGTTTGCTCAAATAAAAATGCAAACTATAATTGATTTTTTTTTTGCTCAAAGCTCGACGGAAGCCAGATGTTCGAACGGGTGTAGCTGCAATTCATAGAGATAAAACACTGTAGAAATATTAGAGCGACCTGTACGAATTAAAGTCAATCGACGCTATAGATATATATTTGGTCTTTGAGGGCGTACGGGGCAACTGAAATGTGTGCCAATTTGTTTGTGTGATGTGAATGCTCTGTATACGGAACCAGTAGCATGACCAGTTTTCCTTGCCACTGCCAGAGTTGTATCGGGGGACTACAAGGGGAAGAAAGCTGGCAATGCAAGCTGGTGTTGGTCAGAAGGGTTATGGCACCCAACGGTAGGGCTGACCAGTTGGGTAACAGCTGAGTCCATGTCTTATCTATGCAGCACTCCTTTGTGACCAATGGGTAGTAGATGTCCACTGCTTGCAGGCAATCATGTTGTGGGTAATGCATGGCTACTGCCAAGCATGCTCGAGGATGCTAAGGTTTTTGCTATGTTCACCTACAGAGTACAGAACAGCAGTACCTTTGAAATTGGTAGCCATccgtctcaaaattcgttctcatTTTCGAAAATGCAACCATTTTAAACTTacaaatatatataataaaatattaatATTACATAATTAGTATCGTTAGAAGATCTTTGAATCTATTTTCATAACAAATATTTTTAAAGATACAAATATTAcaaatatttttttataaattTAAATCAGTCTTGACAAACTTTGACCTGCACGAAATGACTTAGACAACTATTTTAGAATGGAGAGAGCATATAAATTATGTGAGTCAAAGAGTTTCTTAGAAATAATGGTTGGCACTAAGTGGGTTCTACATTATTGCCCCCATAAATATTTCTTTGAAGCACTGCTATTAAAATGCTTGGCCTCCGCGATGGATGTTATGAGTTCCAAAAAAAGTGACGAGTTCCTGTTAATCTGTGTATGGCAACTGCAAAATTGGCATGTTTAGAAAATACATATCTCGTGTAAGCATAGGGTTCAAATTTGAGTCAAGATGCATGATTCATGTCTCATATTTCTTTTAGCTAGAATAAAAGTGGTATTTACATTTCCTTTTTGAACGTAAGACATTTACATGGATATGTCATCTTTTTCTGACAAATATTTAGACAACTGTTTTTTACCATCAAAGCTAATTAATGTGAATAACACATCATTTTTTAGATTAGATTGTTTAATTTTTTGCAATGAAAAAATCATTCCTTTGAAGAATCATGTGATCCATCTTTCTCCTTTCACTTCCGTTGCACCATTAACATAAGTTATTTAACAATACAATCCATATGTTCCTTTAAATTTGTTTATGTCCTATTTAGTAAAAATATCCACTTAAGCAACACAAAGAGAGCTGGCTCAACTTAACTGTGAATGCATCGAATCCACTAACTATTGCGCTTTTGGTTATTATCAACAACAAATATTTTTATTAATATATCAAGATAATCTATATTTTATCAGTTTCTCAATGTTTCAAGATTTAAAAATATAGGTCTTGAGTTTTTTTTCTTGAGAGGGTAATTTTACCAGGATGTTTTTTGGTTCAGTTCAAAATTTAATTCAATCCTAATGTTTAGATCTAGACCCCCTTTTTTTAAACAGTTCTTGTAGGATTTGACTTTGTTGAAGAAAACAAGGATGAATTTTTTTGCTATGCTAGCTTAGGAGTTCCGATTTTCTTAAAAAGAACTGTAGTAGTTATTAGGTGTGGTATTACATAGGTTCAAACTCCATGTATGTGCACTACAAACATATTATGGGTCTGTTTGGTTTAGCTGTAGATTCCTAAAACTCTGATTCTAGCTATGAGCTGTGAGAAAGCTACTATGAACTGACAATTATGAGAAAACTGAAATTAATTTGGCTGAAACAACTGTCAACTATAGATTCTATAAGAGCATGACAGCTTGTAACATAGACATCATGAATCCATAAAATCTAGGGTAGGAGGTGATTCTGAATTGAACTAGAGGAATCTATAGTTTATCTATTCTACTATTGTATATGTTTGATTGAGATTTCAGATTTTGGACAGCAAATCTAGTTCAGAAAGCTAAACCAAACATACCATATAAGAACTCAAGTTCTATGTAGATGCATCAGTATTTATTAGAATGCTAACTCAATGGCAGTTAGGATTTGATTATGCTGGCAATGCGATAGTATACAATATTAGACTATTAGTGAAGAGTGAAGCAGTAATGTAAGCAATGCATGTGCTTACTAAAACGTGATAAATCATTGTTGCACCGAATATTAATACACAACATTAGGATGTGCTTGCACTTCCTGTTATTATCTGTAGCATTGACGAGGACCACTCTCTATTTTCACATGACACTAAATAATGTGTTAAAATCAACTACTTCTAAGTGATTGCAGCAGTATTTACCACACCAAATTAATATCACAAAATAGATTATGAAATATATTTTCATAATTTAACCATTTAGAGTCCTAGATGATGTTACTATTTAAGTGATTGCTGGGATGGCTTTACTTTAGCATGGAAGTATTAATAGTATTTTGGGACGATGCGTTAGAATATTGGTTACTTTATGTGCTGATTGTATTGACTTTCACTAATGGGGCTGTTCTGGCTAGATTATTAAAGCCGTTCGGACTGCTGCTGCCGTATAGACAAAATACTGTAGAAAAGGTAGAAGCCGGTGGATTAAAGCCGAAATACTGTAGAAAAAGTAGAAGCCGGTGGATTAAAGCCGCAACGGACAGGATGAATGTCAAATTGTAATCGACATACTTGCTAGAAGGCAATGTATCCATTATAATCGCTGGAAGATGTCAAATTTCAGTTATTGTATATGTTCTATGAATCTCCATTAtaatttattatgcttgtgacGATTGTTCTATTATCTGTTGTattttttcaagaaaaatatctaGTTTTGCCCTGGAACAATTTTGTTTCATATTTTCATTCTTTCGGCACATACAATTATCTCACCTGATTGAATGTATGTGTACTAACTACTAACTACAGTATTATATTGTATGTACAGCGTGAAGGGCACCATTGAGAGGTACAAGAAGGCAACCAGTGACAACTCCAGCGCAGCTGGTACGATTGCAGAGGTCACCATTCAGGTAACATCATGTCGATCAGTCAACACATCGTTTCTGATCCTACAAGACCCTAGTCGTAGTGTTGGCTACCACAGGCTATGCTGTCTATTGATGACCCTAGTGTTGTACTATGCAACATTCCTTGCAACTGTGTGCTCTACACAGCCAAAATATTTTCTCTGGGCGAAATCTTCAGACTGGACATGCACCCTGTGGGTTCTGGGCATTACACGGCAGAAATTCCAGTGACGATACTAAGAGAACCTGCTTGGACCAGCATTTCATGTGGAGTTGTGCAGATATATAATTGTCCTCTCTGGATGTCTGGGTAGCTTTGGTTATTCCATGCTCCAAATGGTAGAGAGGATAGCATGCATGTTTTGGACAAAAACGAATAAAACCACTGAAGGCTAGTAGGAAAATTCTTCTTGATGGGTTTTCGTAAGATGTGGCAATTATAATATTCCTCTGATAAATATATATATGGCTAGTAGGAAACTTTATAAGTATATATATGGCAGTCAGTTTGGTGAAATGGAGTTTTAGTGTTGCACATATTTTCTTTTCCCTGAAATTGATTTCGATGAATAAATTAATTGGACTACTTTTGTTTTTTCTTGCAATTGAGAAATGAGTACACCATTTAATTCACATTTTGCAGTCGGACCTGTTTGTTATGAATGTCAATATGGAACATCCACTAACAATTTGGATAGAAACCAACAGCAGCATGAAATATTACTAAATGAACTTTTGCAAACTTGCAGCATTACAAGCAGGAATCTGCTAGGCTGAGGCAGCAGATCGTTAACTTGCAGAACTCCAACAGGTTCAGTTCTTATAGAAAATTATCATGTGCGCGAGAATACAGAAAGGTCATTTGATGAACTTATAAGTTTTCAGGGCCCTGATAGGTGATTCTATCACAACCATGAGCCACAAGGAACTTAAGCACTTGGAGACTAGGTTAGACAAAGCTCTCGGAAAGATTAGAGCAAAAAAGGTACTACGTGCTATATATCTATAATAATCATATTTACTGCATTATGTGTGGAAAAATAAATATAGTATTTCCTTTTACGCAATTAATGCGGATCAAACTCTGCAGAACGATGTGCTGTGTTCTGAAGTCGAGTACATGCAGAGAAGGGTAAACAGCAACAAGAACACATTTTTCCTCTCACGAACTTATTGATTTACTCGACATTGaacaaaataaaaacaagaatttCGCATTTTCAGGAAATGGAGTTGCAGAATGACAACTTGTACTTAAGGAGCCGGGTAAGTAACCTGTAGTTGCTAATTAAGAAGGACAGTCTTAGAAGCAAAATATGGAACTGTAATTACTAAAATGCCAAGTTTACCTTAACTTTGAAAATAAAAAATAGTGTAACAATTTAACTGTCTCACAATGCAAGCATAGGTTGATGAGAATGAAAGGGCACAACAGACAGCGAACATGATGGGGGCACCATCGACAAGTGAGTATCAGCAGCACGGTTTTACTCCTTATGATCCAATAAGGAGCTTCCTGCAGTTCAACATCGTGCAGCAGCCTCAGTTCTATTCTCAGCAGGAGGACCGGAAAGACTTCAACGACCAAGGTAGATTTTTTTTTTATATCTACCACATTTATTTGAAATGTATTTAAATGGACACCCTAAGGTATTTCATAATACCATGTATATTTTTCTAAATGAAATAATAATCCCTCCATCTCAAATTATTATTCATTTTAATTCTTGGTTTTTAAgaatgatgatgaatctagacacatacaTCAATTATTAACTGTACGAATCTATTAGAAGTTTAAAATGAATTTTAATTTGGGACAGAGACAATATTTATTAGTCATCACAAAACTTGGAAGCCATAGGGCTAGGAAAACAAAATCATTGCAGTTAGTTTTAAATAAAATGCCTAAACCTTCCACttggctatatatatatatatatatatatatatatatatatatatatatatatatatatatatatatatatatatatatatatatatatatatatatatatatatatatatatatatatatatatatatatataatttcctCTCCAAGTACATGTTCTGCTATTCTGATTCCTTTTAATGTCTTTAGGTGGAAGATAAATATTGGACCTCTCAAGCTTCAGTACTTATCCGTGATGATGCATGACTGCCAGTGAGAAACTGAGCTACATTACTGTGGAATTATATGTAAAGACTAGTACTACTGCTTCATATATGTGCATGTGCGCACACGCGCACGTAGTATGCACAATTTCATCCCACTATTATGGCTTGGCACCAACTATGTCTCCTTAATTATCATAGGAGAAAAATAAGTCACGCACAAAAAAATTCTAAAGATGAGGCGCAGTGTTGGATGACTGAAACTGAAAGATAGGATTCTCGTGGATGGCGGTGGTCATATATATGTCATGCACATCTGATCTCTGTTCCAAAATGCCACATCTTCTTTCCCAACCCACTCGAATCTACACCGAGAATATATATGTTTTATTCGTAATGTATAGACACTATTAGCAATGATACTGTGAACTATGGTTATGGTCCACAATAAGAAATGCATATTTACCTGTGGTTTCATAGTAGAAATCATgtatttatgttgatgatcttcATAAAAAATGTTAGGAAAAATCAAATTTCACCAACAAAGATGTATTTCTAAAGATGGGTTTGAAAGAAAAGTGGACCGTGACTATTTGATAGTTAAAATTTTGATGTTTGATGATCAAGCACAACCATTTAGACTAACATTATCGGCTAGTTTTTTTTAATTTAAGGGATGCAACATGGACATGGACTGAGATAAAGTGGTGATCAACACTACGGGAAAGCGGGCCACTATGGACGCCCTACATAACTTCCAACGGCCGACTCACAGTCTGTCAGAAAttaactaacttcctacggctagaTGATAGACCATCATAAATTAACTAACTTCCAACGACTGGCTGACAGGTCGTACTTTCCGACGACCTATCAGTCAGCCACTAGAGTCAACCACTAGACGTTGGTTAATTACCAACGGTCTAGCAACCAACagttcactaccggaatcacaggctttgccgagtgcagtacgctttgccgagtgccttttgtcgggcactcggcaaagaaggctttgccgagtgccgcactcggtaaagttaggaactcggcaaagagcccctttaccgagtgctgaacactcggcacagggggctctcggcaaagacacgttttgccgagtgtcaaacactcggcaaagggggctctcggcaaagggccgtcaacggccgtcccaaagctgacggccgttagtcgttgccgagagcctacggctggcactcggcaaagaggattctttgccgagtgtcatctctagacactcggcaaagtatatttttatttttttattttgtctcccaatttttttgtggtatgttcctacactgtgtagacctacatgtatcatttgtgcacAATTTTAAcaaagttttcaatcgttagtagatttagttcgtttatttgaatttcttcggaaaatgtagatttgaactgcaggtcactcgaaacttggaaaaccgtgcatgcaaaaatgatattcatgttacttagcataagttacgaccgattccaggagcggaccggaaacttcgagcaacatgctcactaaacatggccgtgaacttgccatccacatgtttaaaaattgtataaaacacaaacaaagtcagaaaatcctgaaacttgtccacgtgtcatgatatcatatgtacatgctgcgataaaaattttagaatgtttggagaaagttgtgggacactatgtgtagaaacctaagagaactacacatgaaatcatagagtttcaatgtggatctcttaggtttgtacacatagtggttGGAAGTTGATTAATTTTCGATGGCCTATTAGCCAGTCTTCGAAAGTTAGTCGCGGGCCGTTAATTCTTCGCCAGTCTTCTTCACGCGCATGCCCAATTGCATGTCCCCTTTGCCTTCCACTATCACAAGGAAAGCCCACACGAGAGTCAAGCTTCAGGTCAGATAACTCCAAAGATAAtcataggccttctccatgtataAGTGGTGTTTTGGTTACGACCTCTCTCGAATGCCCCCTATTGTCTTCACTATCAAGTTTTCAGCTAAAACACTGCAAGCCTTATTTTCTCCACTATATAGTGGCAGTCATACCAAAAATACAATTAGTGTGATCTCACATGATTCACATCCCCTATTGTTACTGAAAGTcggctagagggggtggataggcggaaactgaaatttacaaactttaagcacacttcaagccgaggttagcgttagaataaaagttaagtccgagagagagggcgaaaacaaatcaaccaagaaataatgcggatgacacggtgatttgttttaccgaggttcggttcttgagaacctagtccccgttgaggtggtcacaaagatcgagtctctttgaaccctttccctctctcaaacggtcacttagaccgagtgaggcttctccttaatcaaacgggtcacttagaaccCACAAGGACAACCACactcttggtgtctcttgctttgattacaagtcacttagagaataagaatgaggaaaaagaaagccaaccaaacaaacaagagcacaagaaaacacaaatgatcctctcataagtctaaatgcgctagagttgattttgagactttgagcggatcgatctcttgaattgtgtctttggagtgttgtgtattgctcttgtattgaatgagaaggagTGAATGCTTGGATCGTTGGAGTGGAAGTGGttatggggtatttatagcccccaaccaccaattcaaccgttggggcaggctgctgtcaatgggcgcaccggacagtccggtgcgccagccacgtcacccaaccgttagggttttgaccgttggagctttttcttctagtggcaccggatagtccggtgctgcaccggacatgcactgttcactgtctggtgcgccttcttgcggctgctctgactctgcgggaactgtccgtgcactgtagcttctgtaggcgaccgttggagtcgaccgttgcgcttccTAGCAGTTGcttcgctggtgcaccggatagtccggtgaattatagcggagcacgacCTCTGAAAccagaaggtgaagagtttgaagtcgatcaaccttggtgcactggacacagtccggtggcacaccggacagtccggtgcgccagaccagggttctcttcggtttctttttgctcctttcttttgaaccctaacttgatctttatattggtttgtgttgaacctttagcacct from Zea mays cultivar B73 chromosome 6, Zm-B73-REFERENCE-NAM-5.0, whole genome shotgun sequence harbors:
- the LOC542244 gene encoding homologue of Arabidopsis gene AGAMOUS, with the translated sequence MHIREEEATPSTVTGIMSTLTSAGQQKLKEPISPGGGSASVAGSAAERNNGGRGKGKTEIKRIENTTNRQVTFCKRRNGLLKKAYELSVLCDAEVALIVFSSRGRLYEYANNSVKGTIERYKKATSDNSSAAGTIAEVTIQHYKQESARLRQQIVNLQNSNRALIGDSITTMSHKELKHLETRLDKALGKIRAKKNDVLCSEVEYMQRREMELQNDNLYLRSRVDENERAQQTANMMGAPSTSEYQQHGFTPYDPIRSFLQFNIVQQPQFYSQQEDRKDFNDQGGR